The Solibacillus sp. FSL R7-0668 genome includes the window CCAATGGATGCATAGTACGTTAAAAAAGGAAAAATACATCGCAACCTTATTGATCAATTGTATTGGCTCGCTTTTACTTGGGTTATTTATCAAGGATGCGCATTCAGAATTTTTGTCACAACTACTGGCAATTGGCTTTTTAGGTGCCTTCACAACCTTTTCTACGTTTTCATTTGAAGTCGTTCAATTAGTAGAAGCACGAAAATTGAAAACCGCGCTTCTTTATGCGAGCAGTTCATGCTTTTTCAGTATCGTATTTGCAGCTATCGGCTTCTTACTGTAAAAGGAAGTGACCCCGCTACATGTCACTTCCCTCTTTTTCTATAAATTTCGCACGACAAGCACATCACATTTTGCTGTCGTACAACAGCCTCCGAAATCGACCCCATCAAGAATCGCTCTACTTCCCCCTTGCCTGTTACGCCACAAATAATCAAATCAATTTTTTTCACCTTTGGGAGCGCTTTGGCGATGATCTGTCGTGGTGCCCCGTACTCTAAAATCATCTCTACCTGCTGAACGCCTGCTTGCTTGGCCATGTCTATATGAGAAGTCAACATTTCTATCGCCAAATCACTTGCTTTATCCGCCATATTCATATTATACGTTTCATAAAAAGCAAATGATCTTGTATCAATGACATGTACTACATATAACTTCGAATTGGCATTATTAATCGCCACTTGAATTGCACGTTTAAACGCTAACATCGATTCATTCGAACCATCCACCGCTACTAAAATATTTCGATACGTCATGCTCATGGAAATGCCCTCCCTGTATTTATTCTTTATCAATACCCTATGAATTTACCGTGTAAAACTTGTTTACAAACAGAAAAAAGCCTTGTAGACCTGCTACAAAGCTGCTTGAATATTTTATGATTATAAAAGATTGTGAATATTTAGCATAGCCTTTATTACATAGCTGGGTGCATATGCTTAGCGTGCTACTTCTTTTTCATATAAGGCAATCCATTGCTCAGGGGACATTTTTTGGCATAATTCACCGATTAATTCGTACGGAATATGCTTTGTTGATGTCCAGCGAATACAGCTTTTGCCCATATTTAACTTTGTCGGCACCACTTTGGCGTACGATTCCTGAAACCACGAAAGCAGCTGTGGATCACTATAGATCCCCATGTGATACAACGCAATATGCCGTTTTTGTGGCGCAATTGCTAAAAATGGTAACGGTGTATTAGGTGTACAGTGATAGCCCTTTGGATACGTTGCCAGTGGTACGCTATACGCCATCATATTTCGGTCTAGTGATTTTTCAAAGCCTTTTGGTAAATTTTCTTCAATGGTTATCATTAACTTTACAAAGGCATCATGCCATTTTTCATCGATTTGTGCTAGAAATTCGTCGTACAAAATCATCACTCCTTCTTTTTAAAAGAATAACAAATTCATTAGCTTTTCGTTACATATTTGAAGTAAACGGGGTGTAAATTTTCAATTCTTTTATCACATCTGTATAATGAATAGAGTAGAAATCAACAACTTTTCATATAATTAACAGAGAGTGAAGGTGTTAGTATGACGATACTTATTGTAGATGACAATCCAGTAAATCATTTCGTGATTGAGCAAATCTTAAAAAGCGATGGTTATGATAGCTATGTCTCCGTTCAATCTGCAAAAGAAATGTTTGACTATTTAGATCCATCCAATGCACCTAACTGTAATGAAATCAATGTCATATTACTAGATGTTATGATGCCAGAAATGGATGGCATTGAAGCCTGCCGAATCTTAAAACAAAACCCAAGGTGGAGAGATATTCAAGTTATTTTTATTACTGCGCTTGATGATAAAGCGAAATTATCAGAAGCACTTGATGTTGGGGGAATAGATTACATAACAAAACCAATTAATCGCATAGAGTTATTGGCACGAATTCGTGTTGGGAAACGATTGAAATCTGAGCTTGATTGGCATAAAAATCAAGAGGCAAAAATTCAAATGGAGCTTAATTTAGCTTCTAAGGTTCAACAAAGCTTATTAAGCCCACCAATTCAACAGCCCGATTTTTCCATAACGGCATCGTATTTTCCGTCTTCCAATCTAGCGGGAGATTTATATTATTGGGAAAAAATCGATGAGCATCGTTATGCTGTTATGCTGTTAGATATGATGGGACATGGCGTTTCCGCATCTCTCGTTTGCATGTATATTTCTTCCGTACTACGTGAGGCTATAAAAAAACTCACGAAACCTGAGCTTGTCATAGCAGAGCTCAACCACTATATGACACTGCTACAAAATGATAAAGAAAATCTTCTCTACTATTTTACTGGTGTGTATTTAGTAATTGATATGAAGGAAAAAACATTGGAGTATGTGAATGCAGGTCATCCAGCGGGCTATGTGTTCATCGATGAGCAGCAAACAATACCACTCGTACATACTAGCTATGCAGTTGGATTTGTTGAGGATATTAAGATCGAAAAAAAGGTCATTCATTTTAATTCTTCCATCCAAATCGTCTTATATACAGACGGTGTGTTAGAAGCAATGGGGGAATGTGACATAACTGCGGATCAGGAAATTTGTAAAATTGCCAGCTCTACATGGTCAACAGATATTCCACCCATTGACTATTTATTGGAGCAAGATTTACAGCAAAGTCAGCCAGATGATATGTGCGTATTATTATTGCAGGCAAAATGCTGAGAAAAGTTTGCACCGCACTAGATAATTTCGGGACAGAATTCCCAAAAATCCCTATATAAAAGACCACCGTTTTATTCCGTATAAAGAATAAAATGGTGGCTTTTCAATTTTAGCGAAGATGTATGACATATTTTCGGAAGTGACAAAGGAAACAATAATCTCTGCTACCCGCTATAATGCTTTTTGATATATACGTTCCGCTGCATTAACAGTCCTATATTTATGTGCAAGTGGTGTAAAATGTAATGTTTCTTTATCACCTAAACCTAAAAATCCTTGCTGTGCTAAGCTATCGTAAAATAAATGATGCACATCATGCTGAAGCTCCGGGGTGAAATAGATCAGGACATTGCGACAAATAATCACATCGAACTCTTGAAAAGATTGATCGGTCACTAAATTATGCTGTGCAAACACAATATTTTCTCTTAAATACGAATGAAAAACAGCAAAGCTATCATCCGTTTTATAATATTGTGATAATCCTTCCGTTCCCCCAGCTAAAATATAATTTTTAGTATAGGCTTGCATTTTTTGAAGCGGAAGTGCTCCCTGCTGTGCTTTTTTTAACACGCGTTCATTCATATCTGTTGCATACATCATCGTCTTCTCAAGGAGCCCCTCTTCCTGCAACAGGATGGCCATAGAATAAACTTCTTCACCTGTAGCACATCCTGCATGCCATATTCTGATTTTCTCTAGTTTTTGTAATTGCGGGACAACTTGTTCACGAAAGGCCCGAAAGAAACTAGGGTCTCGGAACATCTCCGTCACATTAATCGAGAAATCATTGAGCAAAATTTTCAGAAGCTCATTATCATAAATAATAGATTCCGTTAAACGAGATATCGTTGGAATATTATTAATTCGCATTCGATGCTCAACGCGACGTATGATTGATTGTAAATTATATTTTCGAAAATCAAAGCCTGATAAAGAATACAATGCCTCTAGTAGTAACTTTACTTCTAACTTTTTTTTATCCATTTCTTAAACGTTCTCCACTTGTTAACCATACTGTTAAAACTGAAAATAATTGTTCCAAGTTTAGGGGCTTACTTATATAATCAGATGCGCCTACTTCAAATGCCCGGTCACGATCTTGCTTCATTGCCTTAGCAGTTAATGCAATAATCGGTAGCTCTGTTAATTGTAATTCGCCACGAATACGTTCCATCGTTTCATAGCCATCCAATTCAGGCATCATAATATCCATTAATATCGCATCAACACGTGGCGCCGTTTGTAAAATATTCAAACATTCTAAACCATTTGTTGCTTCTAACACATGAACACCTTTTTGCTCCAACGCTTGACGTAATGCATAAATATTACGATAATCATCATCCACTATTAAAATAGACTTTCCATTAAAGATTGTTTTTGTCGAATCGATTGGTAAAGTTGCCATTGTAGTAGCGACTTCCTGTTCGGCAATTTGTACAGATGAAGTATTTCCTTCTGGCAAGCTTGGCAAATAAACAGTAAATGTACTGCCTTTTCCTTCAACGCTTTGCAATGTAATCCATCCACCTAAAAGTTTGGTTACTTCTCGACATATAGATAATCCGAGGCCTGTACCTCCATATTTGCGAACCGTTGCACCATCTGCTTGCTGAAATGATTCAAACACAATTTGCTGCTTATTTTGTGGAATACCAATTCCCGTATCGATTACACTCACCTTAAGCCATCTATCACTAATTTGTTGCATCGCTGAAGTAACAATCGCTTGTTCAATTCCCACTACAACAGACCCTTTTTCTGTAAATTTTAACGCATTGGATAATAAATTGTTTATTATTTGGTGGAAGCGTTTCACATCTGTATGGAAACTTTCAACTATGTTCTGTGCTACTTCCACCGTTAATTCAATCCCTTTTTGCTGGGCAATTGGTGAAAATAAACTCGTAATATGCTGTGTTATTTCGTAGACATTCATTTCCCTAAACCATAAATCCATTTTCCCAGCTTCCACTTTAGATAAATCTAAAATATCATTGATTAGATTCAGTAAATCTTCTCCTGAATTATGGATAACCTTCGCATACTCCAGTTCATCGTCAGTTAAACGCTTTTCGTTATTTTCTGCAAGCAACTCAGATAATATTAAAATACTATTTAGAGGTGTGCGCAATTCATGCGACATATTCGCTAAAAACTCAGATTTATAATTGGAGCTTTGGCGTAGCTGTTCTGCACTTTCTTTTAACTCAAATTGCGCTTTTTCTAGTGCATATGTTTTATTCTCAGCATCTCGAGTACGCTCTTCCAACCGTTCATTTATCGTCGTTAGCTCTTCTGTTTGCATTTTTAATTCTTCTGATTGGGTTTGAAGCTCTTCAGATTGCACTTGTAATTCCTCTGTCATTGCCTGTGATTCATTTAATAAACGAATAATTTCCATTCGTCCAGTAATGCTATTTATCATTGCTCCTAAATAAACAACAACTTCTGTAATTAATGCGTGCTGTTGTTCTGAATATTTTTTTAAGGAGGCTAATTCAATTACAGCAATGACCTCTTTCCCGAAAAATACAGGGACAATAATACCATTCGTAATCGGAATATTTCCTAAAGCTGTCTCTAGATAATGGAAGCTATTTTCTTTATTTTCATAACTTAGTATGCGCTTTTCTTTTACAGCTTGTCCGATATACCCTTGACCAGCTATAAAACTCTGGCGACCTACCTCCTCATTTGACTCTGCAAACGAAGCAATTTTATTAAATTGATCATGGTTACGGGTATCTTGAATATAAAATGCGCCATAAACAGAATTTGTCCGCGCAGTTAATGAATTAAGTAAAACTTTCCCTAACTCCTCCATGGTGTCAACACCTTGATAAGCCGTTACAATTTCAGCTAAATTCCTTTGATACCATTGACGATTTTCCATTGTAACTAATAGCTCATTCGTCGCATCAACAAGATCGCGGACTTCATCATTTGTTTTTGCTACAATACGTTTGCGCTTCTGACTATCCGACTTTTTCATAT containing:
- the crcB gene encoding fluoride efflux transporter CrcB, with amino-acid sequence MMIAVAIGGFFGAILRFQLSQWMHSTLKKEKYIATLLINCIGSLLLGLFIKDAHSEFLSQLLAIGFLGAFTTFSTFSFEVVQLVEARKLKTALLYASSSCFFSIVFAAIGFLL
- a CDS encoding universal stress protein; this translates as MSMTYRNILVAVDGSNESMLAFKRAIQVAINNANSKLYVVHVIDTRSFAFYETYNMNMADKASDLAIEMLTSHIDMAKQAGVQQVEMILEYGAPRQIIAKALPKVKKIDLIICGVTGKGEVERFLMGSISEAVVRQQNVMCLSCEIYRKRGK
- a CDS encoding DUF1801 domain-containing protein, with translation MYDEFLAQIDEKWHDAFVKLMITIEENLPKGFEKSLDRNMMAYSVPLATYPKGYHCTPNTPLPFLAIAPQKRHIALYHMGIYSDPQLLSWFQESYAKVVPTKLNMGKSCIRWTSTKHIPYELIGELCQKMSPEQWIALYEKEVAR
- a CDS encoding fused response regulator/phosphatase, with product MTILIVDDNPVNHFVIEQILKSDGYDSYVSVQSAKEMFDYLDPSNAPNCNEINVILLDVMMPEMDGIEACRILKQNPRWRDIQVIFITALDDKAKLSEALDVGGIDYITKPINRIELLARIRVGKRLKSELDWHKNQEAKIQMELNLASKVQQSLLSPPIQQPDFSITASYFPSSNLAGDLYYWEKIDEHRYAVMLLDMMGHGVSASLVCMYISSVLREAIKKLTKPELVIAELNHYMTLLQNDKENLLYYFTGVYLVIDMKEKTLEYVNAGHPAGYVFIDEQQTIPLVHTSYAVGFVEDIKIEKKVIHFNSSIQIVLYTDGVLEAMGECDITADQEICKIASSTWSTDIPPIDYLLEQDLQQSQPDDMCVLLLQAKC
- a CDS encoding CheR family methyltransferase, giving the protein MDKKKLEVKLLLEALYSLSGFDFRKYNLQSIIRRVEHRMRINNIPTISRLTESIIYDNELLKILLNDFSINVTEMFRDPSFFRAFREQVVPQLQKLEKIRIWHAGCATGEEVYSMAILLQEEGLLEKTMMYATDMNERVLKKAQQGALPLQKMQAYTKNYILAGGTEGLSQYYKTDDSFAVFHSYLRENIVFAQHNLVTDQSFQEFDVIICRNVLIYFTPELQHDVHHLFYDSLAQQGFLGLGDKETLHFTPLAHKYRTVNAAERIYQKAL
- a CDS encoding ATP-binding protein, with the protein product MNRKRKIGIGFKITSGYLILIVCLAISAIVLNNQITSLQQERNGIIQYDSSMRITSNNLERQILNMESSLHRYLITKDETYLQKYNEEFTTWETTFRELETLVEDYSTAENQLNGIYTSITDWINKIGQPLVNTILTNQNIDKAVASFDGERSSVALSELQQKFSTFRNIETEAIQQNVLELNKRNENLTYSLFAILTFIAVATIIVFTMISRNITGSINEVTDAIQNMKKSDSQKRKRIVAKTNDEVRDLVDATNELLVTMENRQWYQRNLAEIVTAYQGVDTMEELGKVLLNSLTARTNSVYGAFYIQDTRNHDQFNKIASFAESNEEVGRQSFIAGQGYIGQAVKEKRILSYENKENSFHYLETALGNIPITNGIIVPVFFGKEVIAVIELASLKKYSEQQHALITEVVVYLGAMINSITGRMEIIRLLNESQAMTEELQVQSEELQTQSEELKMQTEELTTINERLEERTRDAENKTYALEKAQFELKESAEQLRQSSNYKSEFLANMSHELRTPLNSILILSELLAENNEKRLTDDELEYAKVIHNSGEDLLNLINDILDLSKVEAGKMDLWFREMNVYEITQHITSLFSPIAQQKGIELTVEVAQNIVESFHTDVKRFHQIINNLLSNALKFTEKGSVVVGIEQAIVTSAMQQISDRWLKVSVIDTGIGIPQNKQQIVFESFQQADGATVRKYGGTGLGLSICREVTKLLGGWITLQSVEGKGSTFTVYLPSLPEGNTSSVQIAEQEVATTMATLPIDSTKTIFNGKSILIVDDDYRNIYALRQALEQKGVHVLEATNGLECLNILQTAPRVDAILMDIMMPELDGYETMERIRGELQLTELPIIALTAKAMKQDRDRAFEVGASDYISKPLNLEQLFSVLTVWLTSGERLRNG